Proteins encoded by one window of Halomonas sp. Bachu 37:
- a CDS encoding TRAP transporter substrate-binding protein: MRNLARHAASASSSRLQQLTVSVACAGLLGLPLTAHAEEIAPTTLRLATVVNTEDTYHIAAERFQQLVSEESDGAVTIEIYPNATLGDERTLLEGMQIGTVDMGVITNGPVANFVDAFSVFELPFLFPTAEAAYSVLDGEIGQEILRKLEEVNLKGLAYAERGFRNITNSQNAINEPADLDGLTLRVIENEVYVDTFRELGANAVPMAWTEALTALQQGTIDGQENPVNAIHAFNLAETQDYLTMTRHIYAPALFIMSLPAWNGLQEEVQEIVLDAAQQASAYAREQNAVMEAEQLAELREAGMEINESPDIAAFQEAVAPVYDKYGDQFGNYLQRIQEEVK, translated from the coding sequence GTGAGAAACCTCGCCCGTCACGCCGCTTCCGCGTCTTCCAGCCGACTCCAGCAGTTAACCGTTAGCGTTGCCTGCGCGGGGCTGCTCGGTCTTCCTCTGACCGCTCACGCCGAGGAGATCGCCCCCACCACCCTGCGCCTTGCCACCGTGGTGAATACGGAAGACACCTACCATATCGCCGCCGAGCGCTTTCAGCAGCTGGTCAGTGAAGAGAGCGATGGTGCAGTGACCATCGAGATCTACCCCAATGCCACCCTTGGCGATGAGCGCACCCTGCTGGAAGGCATGCAGATCGGTACCGTCGACATGGGCGTGATCACCAACGGGCCGGTGGCGAACTTCGTCGACGCGTTTTCCGTCTTCGAACTGCCGTTCCTGTTTCCCACCGCCGAGGCCGCCTATTCGGTGCTGGATGGCGAGATCGGCCAGGAGATCCTGCGCAAGCTGGAGGAAGTCAATCTCAAGGGGCTGGCCTACGCCGAACGCGGATTTCGCAATATCACCAATAGCCAGAACGCGATCAACGAGCCCGCCGACCTCGACGGCTTGACCCTGCGTGTCATCGAGAACGAAGTCTACGTCGACACCTTCCGCGAACTCGGCGCCAACGCCGTGCCCATGGCCTGGACAGAAGCGCTTACCGCGCTACAGCAAGGCACTATCGACGGCCAGGAAAACCCGGTGAACGCCATCCATGCCTTCAACCTGGCGGAAACCCAGGATTACCTGACCATGACGCGGCACATCTATGCCCCGGCACTGTTCATCATGAGCCTGCCGGCCTGGAACGGTCTTCAGGAAGAAGTGCAGGAAATCGTGCTGGACGCCGCACAGCAAGCCTCCGCCTACGCCAGGGAACAGAACGCCGTCATGGAGGCCGAACAGCTGGCCGAACTGCGCGAAGCGGGCATGGAGATCAACGAGTCGCCCGATATCGCCGCGTTCCAGGAAGCCGTTGCGCCGGTGTACGATAAGTACGGCGACCAGTTCGGCAATTACCTGCAGCGCATCCAGGAGGAAGTAAAGTAA
- a CDS encoding LysR family transcriptional regulator: MTLTAESLCLSQPAVSHSLKKLRLLMGDPLFIKGVDGMQPTPLARRMDSAVAKGLFYFDQAVHSNSEFSPATSKREFRVSLADYVSQQLQPKLIQHCLEHAPGLCFNLLSTRIASAEGAQQVLQAHDIDLAVVQLETLPLTSHHEYLFDDAIGCVGDAILHGESSHIPLETFLDTPQVALSHREDSPSLINERLQKLGLERRIVAKTSYINPLQEILASTNLLCVVTESAARVICRNNTLKFYSLPLDVPAFKVCLCWDERKDHDSGIHWLRKLVRELIAPAPSSGS, from the coding sequence TTGACGCTTACTGCGGAATCGCTCTGCCTGAGTCAACCCGCTGTCAGCCACTCACTGAAGAAGCTCCGCTTGTTGATGGGTGACCCGCTATTCATCAAGGGCGTGGACGGCATGCAGCCGACGCCACTTGCCCGGCGTATGGATTCTGCCGTGGCAAAGGGGTTGTTCTATTTCGACCAGGCGGTTCACAGCAATAGCGAGTTCTCACCCGCCACCTCGAAACGGGAGTTTCGCGTCAGCCTGGCGGATTATGTTAGCCAGCAGCTGCAACCCAAGCTTATCCAGCACTGCCTGGAGCACGCACCGGGCTTGTGTTTCAACCTGCTGTCGACGCGCATCGCCAGCGCCGAAGGAGCCCAGCAGGTCCTGCAGGCGCACGATATCGACCTTGCCGTGGTGCAGCTAGAAACCCTGCCGCTCACCTCCCATCATGAGTATCTGTTCGACGATGCGATTGGTTGTGTCGGCGATGCCATACTGCATGGCGAGAGCAGTCACATCCCCCTCGAGACGTTTCTCGATACTCCGCAAGTGGCGCTATCCCATCGCGAGGACAGCCCATCGCTGATCAATGAACGATTGCAGAAACTGGGGCTGGAGCGACGAATCGTGGCCAAGACCTCCTACATCAATCCGCTACAGGAAATACTGGCATCGACCAATCTGCTCTGCGTGGTCACGGAGAGCGCCGCCCGAGTGATATGCCGCAACAACACCTTGAAGTTCTACTCGCTGCCTCTGGACGTGCCGGCGTTCAAGGTATGCCTCTGCTGGGATGAAAGGAAGGATCACGACTCGGGCATACACTGGTTGCGAAAACTGGTCAGGGAACTGATAGCACCAGCTCCCTCCAGTGGTTCTTGA
- a CDS encoding TRAP transporter large permease yields the protein MTLLLFALFLLFMLLGVPIALTIGASTLVALHQSGVPLMVVTQQMFQGINSFALVAIPMFILAGDLMAQGKVSEKLVSFADSLVGFMRGGLSVVSVMAGMFFAAISGSGAATTAAVGSSLVPELRKKGYEPASAASLIAASGTIGVVIPPSVPMIIYAVMAQQSVSKLFLSGFLPGLAMGLGLMTIAIVQAYRRRYPKGTALSLATIWHTFKEASWGLMTPVIILGGIFSGIFTPSEAAVVAVNYALLVSLYVYRDLTLPDVYRILIRSAMTTAVIMLVIATSAILSWTLSSWQVPGAIAQSVLSLSTNPYVIMLLVVAVILLTGVFIETASALIILTPVLLPLVMQLGIDPIHFGLIIVVGLAIGMITPPVAINLYVASSVTQLPLERITRAIIPYLLGLISVLLLVVYVPILLGWSGT from the coding sequence ATGACGCTGCTGCTATTCGCGCTGTTTCTACTGTTCATGCTTCTCGGCGTACCCATCGCCCTGACGATCGGTGCCAGCACCCTGGTGGCATTGCACCAGTCGGGCGTACCGTTGATGGTGGTCACCCAGCAGATGTTTCAGGGCATCAATTCGTTCGCCCTGGTCGCCATCCCCATGTTCATCCTTGCCGGTGATTTGATGGCCCAGGGCAAGGTCAGCGAGAAGCTGGTGAGCTTTGCCGATTCGCTGGTGGGCTTCATGCGCGGCGGGCTTTCGGTGGTTTCGGTGATGGCGGGCATGTTCTTCGCCGCCATTTCCGGCTCGGGAGCGGCGACCACCGCGGCGGTGGGCTCGAGCCTGGTGCCCGAGCTACGCAAGAAAGGCTATGAACCCGCCTCGGCGGCCAGCCTGATCGCCGCCAGCGGGACGATCGGCGTGGTGATTCCGCCATCGGTGCCCATGATCATCTATGCGGTCATGGCCCAGCAATCGGTATCCAAGCTGTTCTTGAGCGGCTTTCTGCCGGGGCTGGCCATGGGCCTGGGACTGATGACCATTGCCATCGTCCAGGCCTACCGCCGCCGCTACCCCAAGGGTACGGCACTCTCCCTGGCTACCATCTGGCATACGTTCAAGGAAGCCAGTTGGGGCTTGATGACGCCGGTAATCATACTCGGCGGCATCTTCTCGGGAATTTTCACGCCCTCCGAGGCGGCGGTAGTGGCGGTGAACTATGCCCTGCTGGTATCGCTGTACGTGTACCGCGACCTCACCCTGCCCGATGTCTATCGCATCCTGATCCGTTCGGCGATGACCACGGCGGTAATCATGCTGGTGATCGCCACCTCGGCGATTCTGAGCTGGACACTCTCCAGCTGGCAGGTACCCGGCGCCATCGCGCAATCGGTATTGTCGCTATCGACCAACCCCTACGTGATCATGCTACTGGTCGTGGCGGTGATCCTGCTGACCGGGGTCTTCATCGAAACCGCCAGCGCCTTGATTATCCTGACCCCCGTGCTGCTGCCACTGGTCATGCAGCTGGGCATCGATCCGATCCACTTCGGCTTGATCATCGTGGTGGGGCTGGCGATCGGCATGATCACACCGCCGGTGGCGATCAACCTCTATGTGGCGTCATCGGTGACACAGCTGCCGCTGGAGCGCATCACCCGAGCGATCATCCCCTACCTCCTGGGGCTCATCAGTGTGCTGCTGCTGGTGGTCTACGTGCCCATACTCCTGGGCTGGTCGGGTACTTAG
- a CDS encoding TRAP transporter small permease, producing MVLVLQRTERVLDAILQPIVFLGMAALIGVITLQIVSRVLFTAVGWTEEVARFLLVWITFLGAALAFQRGRHIAVTFAVDALPGRPRQLARIAATLVVVAFMVALMVVGYRYMQVQSFQKSASLRLSMTYVYAVIPISAALMAWYAVVDLVEVILTGAPRHEETQP from the coding sequence ATGGTACTTGTGCTACAGCGTACTGAGCGTGTTCTGGACGCCATTCTCCAGCCCATCGTGTTCCTGGGGATGGCGGCCCTGATCGGTGTCATCACCCTGCAGATCGTCTCGCGGGTGCTGTTTACCGCAGTCGGCTGGACCGAGGAAGTGGCCCGTTTCCTGCTGGTATGGATTACCTTCCTCGGCGCCGCTCTCGCCTTTCAGCGCGGCCGACATATCGCCGTGACCTTTGCCGTGGACGCCCTGCCCGGGCGGCCTCGGCAGCTGGCACGAATCGCCGCCACCTTGGTGGTCGTGGCCTTCATGGTCGCGTTGATGGTGGTCGGCTACCGCTACATGCAGGTTCAGAGCTTTCAGAAATCCGCGTCGTTGCGGCTCTCCATGACGTATGTCTACGCCGTGATTCCCATCAGCGCGGCGCTGATGGCGTGGTATGCCGTGGTGGATCTGGTTGAAGTGATACTCACCGGGGCGCCACGCCACGAGGAGACGCAACCATGA
- a CDS encoding FAD-binding oxidoreductase: MDKLLNDLMAIVGTEGMLLGEDVSQRSVDWFTGAPCRAKAIVRPRSTEQLSQVLALCYQADQPVVTHGGMTGIVHGGEAAPDELVISLERMNRIEEVDPVGSTIQVQAGVTLQHVQEAAEEIDMQFPLDLGARGSCTIGGNIATNAGGIRVIRYGMMRQQVLGLEAVLSDGTVVSSLNKMLKNNAGYDLKQLFIGSEGTLGIVTRAVLRLQPRMPSEQTALVAVPSFDALTQLLGLVSHELGLSAFEALWNNHYKLMTTESGKHMPLLADDSPFYAIIETLGLDETRDAEYFSQILQKALEAGLITDAVLANSSSQRQGIWAIREDIEVLVKELKPMFSYDVSLPIPHMEAYVETLEQDLEAQWPETGKMVVFGHLGDGNLHIMITVRDDSPESRRQVEQLVYSPLKEYGGSVSAEHGIGLEKRDYLNISRSSEEIALMKRMKIALDPKGLLNPGKVVALD, from the coding sequence ATGGACAAGTTGCTGAACGACCTGATGGCGATCGTCGGTACCGAGGGTATGCTGCTCGGTGAAGACGTCTCGCAGCGTAGCGTGGACTGGTTTACGGGCGCCCCTTGCCGTGCCAAGGCGATCGTCAGACCCCGCAGCACCGAACAGCTAAGCCAGGTGCTGGCCTTGTGTTATCAGGCCGACCAGCCCGTGGTGACCCACGGCGGCATGACCGGCATCGTCCATGGCGGCGAAGCAGCTCCGGATGAGCTGGTGATATCGCTGGAACGGATGAACCGGATCGAGGAGGTCGACCCCGTCGGCTCGACGATCCAGGTTCAGGCCGGTGTGACCCTTCAGCATGTGCAGGAGGCCGCGGAAGAGATCGACATGCAGTTTCCTCTCGACCTCGGCGCCAGGGGCTCCTGCACCATCGGCGGCAATATCGCCACCAATGCGGGGGGAATTCGAGTCATACGCTACGGCATGATGCGCCAGCAAGTGCTGGGACTGGAAGCCGTGCTCAGCGACGGCACCGTGGTCAGCTCGCTGAACAAGATGCTGAAGAACAACGCCGGCTACGACCTGAAACAGCTATTCATCGGCAGCGAAGGCACGCTGGGTATCGTCACCCGAGCCGTGCTCAGGCTGCAGCCGCGCATGCCCAGCGAACAGACGGCCCTGGTCGCGGTGCCCTCCTTCGATGCCTTGACCCAATTGCTGGGTCTGGTCTCCCATGAGCTTGGACTCAGCGCCTTCGAGGCGTTGTGGAACAACCACTACAAGCTGATGACCACCGAGAGCGGCAAGCATATGCCTTTGTTGGCCGACGACTCGCCCTTCTACGCCATCATCGAAACCCTGGGCCTGGATGAAACCCGTGATGCCGAGTACTTCTCGCAGATCCTGCAGAAAGCGCTGGAAGCGGGCTTGATCACCGACGCCGTGCTGGCCAATTCCAGCTCCCAGCGCCAGGGCATCTGGGCGATCCGGGAAGATATCGAAGTGCTGGTGAAAGAGCTCAAGCCGATGTTCTCCTACGATGTCAGCCTGCCGATTCCCCATATGGAGGCCTACGTCGAAACGCTGGAGCAAGATCTCGAGGCGCAGTGGCCCGAGACAGGAAAGATGGTGGTGTTCGGCCATCTCGGCGATGGCAACCTGCACATCATGATCACCGTGCGTGACGATAGCCCCGAAAGCCGCCGCCAAGTCGAGCAACTGGTCTATTCCCCGCTGAAAGAGTACGGCGGCTCCGTTTCCGCCGAACACGGCATCGGCCTGGAAAAGCGCGATTATCTGAACATTTCCCGCTCCAGCGAGGAGATTGCCCTGATGAAGCGCATGAAAATCGCGCTCGACCCCAAGGGCCTGTTGAACCCTGGCAAGGTCGTGGCACTCGATTGA